The following proteins come from a genomic window of Emys orbicularis isolate rEmyOrb1 chromosome 9, rEmyOrb1.hap1, whole genome shotgun sequence:
- the LOC135883978 gene encoding transmembrane protein 182-like — translation MKAGIPAFIAGILGGIGVLLFLIAFGTDYWLLATETCGIFEPENKTLHTTEDVVLREVRKEILTFHHEGFFWRCWFYGEDYEETIWNFWFTSQAHPKYCMHGYLFPMPIALGPFPHPSYDATAVYRGFWTAFIILAVAASLVGGFLLVCGVPFFNARFYKVGGGFLITSGGLFFLLIFLFVMWKEFAADLQKYILLERSEKCMDDVPVNVYYGWSFMFAAAGVPLVLLSGLLFYLVGRSILPAVE, via the exons ATGAAGGCTGGAATACCAGCCTTTATAGCAGGAATTCTTGGTGGCATTGGTGTTCTACTGTTTCTCATAGCTTTTGGGACAGATTATTGGCTCCTAGCAACAGAGACCTGTGGAATCTTTGAACCTGAAAATAAAACTCTACACACCACAGAG GATGTGGTTTTGAGAGAGGTCAGAAAAGAGATCCTCACTTTTCACCATGAAGGTTTCTTTTGGAGATGCTGGTTCTATGGCGAGGATTACGAGGAGACCATATGGAACTTCTGGTTCA CTAGCCAAGCACATCCCAAGTATTGCATGCATGGCTACCTGTTTCCTATGCCCATTGCTCTTGGACCTTTCCCACATCCTTCCTATGATGCAACCGCAG TGTACAGAGGTTTCTGGACTGCATTCATCATACTAGCTGTCGCTGCCAGTCTGGTGGGAGGATTCCTGTTGGTGTGTGGTGTGCCCTTTTTCAATGCTAGATTCTATAAAGTAGGAGGTGGATTCCTCATCACATCTG GAGGTTTATTTTTCCTGCTCATATTTCTCTTTGTGATGTGGAAGGAGTTTGCAGCTGATCTCCAGAAATACATACTTCTGGAAAGAAGTGAAAAATGCATGGACGATGTCCCTGTAAATGTGTATTATGGATGGTCATTTATGTTTGCTGCAGCTGGGGTTCCCTTGGTTTTACTTTCTGGACTTCTCTTTTATCTTGTTGGCCGAAGCATTCTGCCGGCAGTGGAGTAA